A region of Solea solea chromosome 7, fSolSol10.1, whole genome shotgun sequence DNA encodes the following proteins:
- the LOC131462323 gene encoding unconventional myosin-Ic-like isoform X4, protein MMESALTARDRVGVQDFVLLENFTSEAAFIENLRKRFKENLIYTYIGSVLVSVNPYKDLEIYTKNHMERYRGVNFYEVSPHIYAVADNSYRSMRTERKDQCILISGESGAGKTEASKKILQYYAVTCPISDHVQTIKDRLLQSNPVLEAFGNAKTLRNDNSSRFGKYMDIQFDFKGAPVGGHIINYLLEKSRVVHQNHGERNFHIFYQLIEGGEEDLLRGLGLERNPQQYQFLVKGNCPKVSSINDRSDWKVVRKALTVIGFNQDDVEELLNIIASVLHLGNVQYGSEEGGNACITSDTQIKYLARLLGVNGSVLTEALTHRKIIAKGEELMSPLNLEQASSARDALSKAVYGRTFTWLVNKINTSLACAQDDSCKNYSVIGLLDIYGFEVFQNNSFEQFCINYCNEKLQQLFIELTLKSEQEEYEAEGITWEPVQYFNNKIICDLVEEKFKGIISILDEECLRPGDASDHTFLEKLEDTVGGHAHFVTHKLADGKTRKIMGRDEFRLLHYAGEVNYNVNGFLDKNNDLLFRNLKEVMCMSENKILNQCFDREELSDKKRPDTAATQFKASLAKLMEILMSKEPSYVRCIKPNDAKQAGRFDEVLIRHQVKYLGLMENLRVRRAGFAYRRRYEVFLQRYKSLCPDTWPNWQGKLADGVATLVKHLGYKPEEYKLGRSKIFIRFPKTLFSTEDALETRKHSLATKLQAGWRGYSQKSKYQKLRTAAIAIQAWWRGILARRRAKRRRQAADTIRRFIKGFIYRHKERCPENEYFLDYVRYSFLMNLHRNLPKNVMDKSWPVPPAALTEASEHLRKLCMQNMVWSYCKKISPEWKHQMEQKMIASEIFKDKKDNYPQSVPKLFVSTRLNGEDINAKALQALGSEKMKYAVPVTKYDRKGYKARPRQLVLTGNCAVVIEEAKVKQRVDYTSLKGISVSSLSDGLFVLHVPSDDNKQKGDVVLQSDHVIETLTKIAICAEKVNSININQGSIKFTAAQGKEGIIDFTPGSELLVAKAKNGHLSVTAPRLNSR, encoded by the exons ATGATGGAGTCGGCCCTGACAGCCAGAGACCGAGTGGGCGTGCAGGACTTTGTCCTGTTGGAGAACTTCACTAGTGAAGCCGCCTTCATCGAGAACCTTCGCAAGCGCTTCAAAGAGAACCTCATCTAT ACTTACATTGGTTCAGTGCTGGTGTCCGTTAACCCATACAAAGATCTGGAGATCTACACCAAGAACCACATGGAGCGATACCGCGGGGTCAACTTCTACGAGGTCTCGCCACATAT CTATGCTGTAGCAGATAACTCGTACCGCTccatgaggacagagaggaaggacCAGTGCATCTTGATCTCTGGGGAGAGTGGAGCTGGGAAGACGGAGGCATCCAAGAAGATCCTCCAGTACTACGCTGTGACCTGTCCCATCAGTGATCACGTGCAGACCATCAAAGACAGGCTGCTGCAGTCCAACCCTGTGCTGGAG GCCTTTGGTAACGCCAAGACGCTGCGCAACGACAACTCCAGCCGCTTTGGCAAGTACATGGACATTCAGTTTGACTTCAAG GGCGCCCCAGTGGGAGGCCACATCATCAACTACCTGCTGGAGAAGTCCCGCGTCGTCCACCAGAACCACGGAGAAAGAAACTTCCACATTTTCTATCAGTTGattgaaggaggagaagaagaccTGCTGAGAGGCTTGGGTCTCGAGCGGAACCCTCAGCAGTACCAGTTCCTCGTCAAA GGTAACTGTCCCAAAGTGAGCTCCATCAATGATCGCAGTGACTGGAAGGTGGTGAGAAAAGCCTTGACTGTTATTGGCTTTAACCAGGACGATGTGGAG GAGTTGTTGAACATCATTGCCAGCGTGCTCCACCTGGGAAATGTGCAGTATGGGAGCGAGGAGGGCGGCAACGCCTGCATCACCTCTGACACACAGATCAAGTATCTGGCCAGG TTGTTAGGAGTGAACGGCTCAGTGCTGACAgaggcactcacacacaggaagaTAATTGCCAAGGGAGAGGAG ctGATGAGCCCACTGAACCTAGAGCAAGCGTCATCTGCCCGAGATGCTCTGTCCAAGGCAGTGTATGGACGCACCTTCACCTGGTTGGTCAACAAGATCAACACCTCGCTGGCTTGTGCACAG GACGACTCCTGCAAGAATTACTCAGTCATTGGTCTGCTGGACATCTACGGCTTTGAGGTCTTCCAGAACAACAG ctttGAGCAGTTCTGCATCAACTACTGTAATGAGAAACTGCAGCAGCTCTTCATTGAGCTCACCCTCAAGTCAGAGCAGGAGGAGTATGAAGCCGAGGGCATCACG TGGGAGCCAGTGCAATACTTCAACAACAAGATCATCTGTGACCTGGTGGAGGAGAAGTTCAAAGGCATCATCTCCATTCTG GATGAGGAGTGTCTGAGACCTGGAGACGCCAGTGACCACACCTTCCTGGAGAAGCTGGAGGACACTGTGGGAGGACACGCGCACTTTGTCAC TCACAAACTGGCCGATGGAAAGACCAGGAAGATCATGGGTCGTGATGAATTCAGACTGCTGCATTATGCTGGAGAGGTCAACTACAACGTCAACG GATTTTTGGACAAGAACAATGATCTGCTCTTCAGGAACTTAAAGGAG gtgATGTGTATGTCAGAGAACAAGATCCTGAACCAGTGTTTCGACAGAGAGGAGCTCAGTGACAAGAAACGTCCTGACACG GCAGCCACCCAGTTCAAAGCAAGTCTGGCGAAACTCATGGAGATCCTAATGTCCAAGGAGCCGTCATACGTCCGCTGCATCAAGCCCAACGACGCCAAACAAGCAG GTCGATTTGATGAGGTGCTGATACGTCACCAGGTCAAGTACCTGGGACTGATGGAGAATCTGAGGGTGAGGAGAGCCGGCTTTGCTTACAGACGACGCTACGAGGTTTTCCTGCAGag GTACAAGTCTCTGTGTCCGGACACGTGGCCAAACTGGCAGGGGAAACTGGCCGATGGAGTGGCCACCCTGGTCAAACACCTGGGATACAAGCCAGAGGAGTACAAACTGGGCAg aTCCAAAATCTTCATCCGCTTCCCAAAGACCTTGTTTTCCACGGAGGATGCACTAGAGACCAGGAAACACAGTCTGG CCACCAAGCTACAGGCAGGATGGAGAGGCTACAGCCAGAAGTCCAAATACCAGAAGCTCCGAACTGCAG CTATTGCCATCCAGGCCTGGTGGAGGGGAATCCTGGCCAGGAGGAGAGCCAAGCGCAGACGTCAGGCTGCCGATACCATCCGCAG GTTCATCAAGGGCTTCATCTACCGCCACAAGGAGCGCTGTCCAGAGAACGAGTATTTCCTGGACTACGTTCGCTACTCGTTCCTCATGAATCTGCACAGGAACCTTCCCAAGAACGTGATGGACAAGAGCTGGCCCGTTCCTCCAGCCGCTCTCACTGAG GCATCGGAGCATTTGCGTAAGCTGTGCATGCAGAACATGGTGTGGAGCTACTGCAAGAAGATCAGTCCAGAGTGGAAACACCAG atggagCAGAAGATGATTGCCAGTGAGATCTTCAAGGACAAGAAGGACAACTACCCACAGAGTGTGCCCAAACTCTTTGTCAGCACCAGACTCA ATGGAGAGGACATCAATGCCAAGGCTCTGCAGGCTCTGGGCAGCGAGAAGATGAAG TACGCGGTGCCCGTCACCAAGTACGACAGGAAAGGCTACAAAGCTCGGCCCCGTCAGCTGGTCCTCACCGGGAACTGTGCCGTCGTTATAGAGGAGGCCAAAGTCAAGCAGCGCGTTGACTACACTTCTctgaaag ggATCTCCGTCAGCTCTCTGAGCGACGGCCTCTTTGTTCTGCATGTTCCCAGCgacgacaacaaacaaaag GGAGACGTCGTTTTGCAGAGTGACCATGTGATCGAGACCTTGACCAAGATCGCAATCTGCGCCGAGAAAGTCAACAGCATCAACATCAACCAGGGCAG tATTAAGTTTACAGCAGCTCAGGGCAAAGAGGGAATCATAGACTTCACACCGGGATCAGAACTACTGGTGGCCAAGGCAAAGAATGGACACTTGTCTGTG ACGGCTCCCAGACTCAACTCCAGATGA